The following are encoded together in the Adhaeribacter arboris genome:
- a CDS encoding SBBP repeat-containing protein, whose translation MSDFIRFSQRKIYNLFFFVFFYACTWDISAQTLGWAKQTGGIGYDEANSIAVDAAGNVYTTGFFTNTVDFDPGNGTFYLTATRQAEEIFIQKLDANGNFVWAKQLSQKSLNGLESNGLAITVDGTANVYVTGKFRGKVDFDPGSDSTYLTTVSAGSYAAFLLKLDETGRFKWAKQIAGTDDLEGNSIAVDSDGNVYIAGTFEGVVDFDPDEGTHIIPTTSFKAFVQKFDSSGKLVWVRDFADFSAASKVIVDAAKNVYVTGYFVEGPAIGKADIFILKWNENGDLTWLKQMGGPGNDLSRSMTLDKEGNILITGTFEQTPDFNLGKSPSILTSVGEADVFITKISTSSDLIWVKQIGGANYDECRTISMDEEGNLYTMGYFGGPVDFDPGEGVFNLVSTFNNGVFIQKLNAAGNFSGAVQLPGRASSIINDKQGNIYMTGFFFNTSDFDPGPDTVNLHAENNTEIFILKLNRATILNIPKTIADSEIFLYPNPTSDKVTINLSNSVKPFLVRISDLNGKVVREQAVQNATKAPINMTGLAKGMYLITVYGKEKVSVFKQILH comes from the coding sequence ATGAGTGACTTCATTCGCTTTTCCCAAAGAAAAATTTATAATTTATTCTTCTTCGTGTTTTTTTATGCTTGTACTTGGGATATCTCTGCCCAAACACTTGGTTGGGCAAAACAGACGGGAGGTATTGGGTACGATGAAGCAAACTCCATTGCGGTTGATGCCGCTGGAAATGTTTACACGACCGGCTTTTTTACCAACACGGTTGATTTTGATCCTGGGAATGGTACTTTCTATCTTACTGCTACCCGTCAGGCAGAAGAAATATTTATTCAGAAACTCGATGCTAACGGTAATTTTGTTTGGGCAAAGCAGTTATCGCAAAAAAGTTTAAATGGTCTGGAAAGTAATGGATTAGCCATAACGGTAGATGGCACAGCAAACGTTTATGTTACGGGTAAATTCAGGGGAAAGGTAGATTTTGATCCAGGAAGCGATTCAACTTATTTAACTACTGTATCAGCAGGATCGTATGCCGCTTTTTTACTGAAATTAGATGAAACGGGACGTTTTAAATGGGCAAAACAAATAGCAGGTACGGACGATTTGGAAGGTAATTCTATAGCTGTGGATAGCGATGGTAATGTTTATATAGCGGGCACTTTTGAAGGAGTGGTTGATTTCGATCCGGATGAAGGTACGCATATTATACCTACCACTTCTTTTAAGGCTTTTGTTCAAAAGTTTGATTCTTCGGGCAAGTTAGTTTGGGTTAGAGATTTTGCAGATTTTTCAGCCGCTAGTAAAGTTATAGTAGATGCTGCTAAAAATGTGTATGTAACCGGATATTTTGTGGAAGGGCCGGCCATTGGAAAAGCAGATATTTTTATTCTGAAATGGAACGAAAATGGCGACTTAACCTGGTTGAAACAAATGGGCGGACCCGGAAATGATCTTAGTCGTTCCATGACCTTAGATAAAGAAGGAAACATTCTTATTACGGGTACTTTTGAACAAACACCAGATTTTAACCTTGGCAAATCTCCCAGTATTTTAACTTCAGTAGGGGAAGCCGATGTTTTTATTACCAAAATTAGTACTTCGAGTGATTTAATCTGGGTAAAACAAATAGGAGGCGCGAATTACGATGAGTGCCGTACCATTTCCATGGATGAAGAAGGTAATCTTTATACCATGGGTTATTTTGGCGGACCGGTAGATTTTGATCCGGGTGAGGGAGTATTTAACCTTGTTTCAACCTTTAATAATGGCGTATTTATTCAAAAACTTAATGCAGCCGGTAATTTTTCCGGAGCTGTGCAATTACCCGGCAGGGCTAGCTCTATTATCAACGATAAGCAAGGGAATATTTATATGACAGGATTTTTCTTTAACACAAGCGATTTTGATCCCGGACCGGATACTGTAAATCTTCATGCAGAAAATAACACCGAAATCTTTATTTTAAAGTTAAATAGAGCTACTATTTTAAACATTCCTAAAACTATTGCAGATTCTGAAATTTTCCTGTATCCAAACCCTACGAGCGATAAGGTAACTATCAACCTTTCAAATTCAGTAAAACCTTTCTTAGTTCGTATCAGTGATCTGAATGGTAAGGTGGTTCGCGAGCAAGCTGTCCAAAATGCTACAAAAGCGCCAATTAATATGACCGGACTAGCAAAAGGAATGTACCTTATTACCGTTTACGGCAAAGAAAAAGTAAGCGTATTCAAACAAATACTACATTAA
- a CDS encoding Mrp/NBP35 family ATP-binding protein, with product MAITQQDVLKALSYVEEPDLGKDLVTLNMIENIHINGKQVAFTVILTTPACPLKDLIRNACINAIKLMVDKEAEVTVNMTSRVTSARGNNEAILGGIKNIIAVASGKGGVGKSTVTSNLAVALANSGAKVGLIDADISGPSIPVMFGVEEERPHVFRTPEGKNLIQPIEKFGIKLMSIGFLAPAESAVVWRGPMASSALKQFITETDWGELDYLLIDLPPGTSDIHLTLVQTVPVTGAIIVTTPQKVALADAQKGLQMFRQPQINVPVLGIIENMAYFTPAELPQNKYYIFGTGGAQKLAERWQVPVLGHIPLVQSIRESGDEGQPEVMKTDSPAAAVFEEVAQAVAQQVSVRNAGLEKTKIVPIITQ from the coding sequence ATGGCAATTACCCAACAAGATGTATTAAAAGCATTAAGTTATGTCGAGGAACCAGACTTAGGCAAAGACCTGGTTACTTTAAACATGATTGAAAATATTCATATTAACGGCAAACAGGTAGCTTTTACCGTTATTCTTACTACTCCGGCTTGTCCGCTGAAAGATTTAATCCGCAATGCCTGTATTAACGCCATTAAGTTAATGGTAGATAAAGAAGCCGAAGTTACGGTAAACATGACGTCGCGGGTTACCTCGGCCCGCGGCAACAATGAAGCTATTTTGGGTGGTATTAAAAATATTATTGCCGTTGCCTCGGGGAAAGGAGGCGTGGGCAAATCTACGGTAACCTCTAACCTGGCGGTTGCATTAGCGAATTCCGGGGCAAAAGTAGGCTTGATTGATGCGGATATTTCCGGCCCCTCCATCCCGGTAATGTTTGGCGTGGAAGAAGAACGACCGCACGTATTTAGGACGCCGGAAGGTAAAAACCTGATCCAGCCTATCGAGAAATTTGGCATTAAGTTAATGTCCATCGGTTTTTTAGCGCCCGCCGAAAGCGCGGTGGTGTGGCGAGGCCCCATGGCCAGTTCGGCCTTAAAGCAATTTATTACCGAAACGGATTGGGGGGAACTGGATTATTTGTTGATAGATTTGCCTCCCGGAACTAGCGATATCCATTTAACGTTGGTACAGACAGTACCGGTTACGGGCGCCATTATTGTAACCACGCCGCAGAAAGTAGCTTTAGCCGATGCGCAAAAAGGGTTGCAAATGTTCCGGCAACCCCAAATTAACGTACCGGTTTTGGGCATTATCGAAAATATGGCTTACTTTACTCCCGCTGAATTACCCCAGAATAAATATTATATTTTTGGAACAGGTGGGGCGCAAAAGTTGGCGGAGCGTTGGCAAGTACCCGTTTTAGGACACATTCCGCTGGTACAAAGTATTCGGGAAAGCGGCGATGAAGGGCAACCCGAAGTTATGAAAACCGATTCGCCGGCCGCTGCGGTGTTCGAGGAAGTAGCCCAGGCCGTCGCGCAGCAAGTATCGGTGCGCAATGCCGGCTTAGAAAAAACCAAAATAGTACCCATTATTACGCAATAA
- a CDS encoding LytR/AlgR family response regulator transcription factor, with product MAEFELAKDADQFSGIKYHDRWLIIVGIPLINVLNYYLTYPNIRADAHTILTFSIDTLEGYLAWYAGRAVVRVFDKKYPWEIAGWRRLLLQIPLVAVAVLSVIVSLTELINAIATDKPVPVDFYKHDIFLFVIWSFVLNGVYLGIYLYQKVTRPKEIEVENTNSNPFIITKTGNKQKVIYLREMKCFFIEHDYVRAVSDQNSQIISDFTLEKLASLLEPVHFFRANRQYIITREIVQQVIREKDGKLVLTLIKLNGLPESITISRLRATAFKQWLNDSSLK from the coding sequence ATGGCTGAATTTGAACTCGCTAAAGATGCGGATCAATTTTCCGGAATTAAGTACCACGACCGTTGGCTAATTATTGTAGGTATTCCCTTAATTAATGTTCTAAATTATTACCTTACTTACCCAAACATTAGAGCCGATGCTCATACAATTTTAACTTTTTCTATAGATACTTTAGAAGGATACTTGGCTTGGTACGCCGGGCGGGCGGTAGTGCGCGTATTTGACAAAAAGTATCCTTGGGAAATTGCAGGTTGGCGTCGTTTACTCTTACAAATTCCTCTGGTGGCAGTAGCAGTGCTATCTGTAATTGTTAGTCTAACGGAATTAATAAATGCCATTGCTACCGACAAACCGGTACCGGTCGATTTTTACAAACATGATATTTTTCTGTTTGTCATCTGGTCTTTTGTTTTAAATGGGGTTTACCTGGGGATTTACCTGTATCAGAAAGTTACCAGGCCTAAAGAAATAGAAGTTGAAAACACTAATTCTAATCCATTTATTATCACCAAAACCGGCAATAAGCAAAAAGTAATCTACCTCCGCGAAATGAAATGCTTTTTTATTGAGCACGATTATGTCCGGGCCGTTTCTGACCAGAACAGCCAAATTATAAGTGATTTTACTTTAGAAAAGCTGGCAAGCTTATTGGAGCCTGTACATTTTTTTCGGGCAAACCGACAATATATCATCACCCGCGAAATAGTGCAGCAGGTAATCCGGGAAAAAGATGGTAAGCTTGTTCTTACCTTAATTAAATTAAACGGCCTGCCCGAATCTATTACCATTAGCCGCCTCCGGGCTACCGCATTTAAGCAATGGTTAAATGATAGTTCCCTCAAATAA
- the fahA gene encoding fumarylacetoacetase has protein sequence MIKANDPHLHSWIQISPTSEFPIQNLPFGIFSTNHQDSRVGVAIGDYILDLCAVAQEGLFDLLDIDPTVFNRPYLNDFISLGKPAWRAVRDRISELLRTDNDEIRDNDQIMHRCLIKQVNATLHLPVKISNYTDFYTSLEHATNVGLLFRDPENPLSPNWKHLPVGYHGRASSIVVSGKDIHRPKGQVKFNDSPLPTFMPTQQLDFELEFAFITGTNTALGTTISTAEAENHIFGVVLFNDWSARDIQRWEYVPLGPFLGKNFASSVSPWVVTLDALEPFRVPGPPQNPAVLPYLEYTGNKHLDIHLKVYLQPAHHNSTLISETNTRHLYWNMNQQLAHQTSNGCNMEVGDLYASGTISGTEPGSYGSLLELSWNGSKPILLEDGITRTFLEDGDSIIFKGCAERNGVRIGFGEIRTKILPAI, from the coding sequence ATGATAAAAGCCAACGACCCGCATCTGCATTCCTGGATTCAAATTTCTCCTACCAGCGAATTTCCCATTCAAAACCTGCCCTTTGGGATTTTTAGTACAAACCACCAAGATTCCCGGGTAGGTGTTGCCATTGGCGATTACATTTTAGATTTATGCGCGGTGGCGCAGGAAGGCTTATTCGACTTATTGGATATCGACCCTACGGTATTTAACCGGCCTTACCTAAACGACTTTATTTCTTTAGGTAAACCTGCCTGGCGTGCCGTACGAGACCGGATTTCGGAATTATTACGAACGGATAATGACGAAATCCGGGATAATGATCAAATTATGCACCGGTGTTTAATAAAACAGGTAAATGCTACATTACATTTACCCGTTAAAATCAGTAACTACACCGATTTTTATACCAGCCTGGAACATGCTACTAATGTAGGATTATTGTTTCGTGATCCGGAAAATCCACTTTCTCCTAACTGGAAGCATTTGCCCGTTGGTTACCACGGCCGGGCCTCTTCGATTGTGGTTTCAGGCAAAGATATTCATCGGCCTAAAGGTCAGGTTAAGTTTAACGATTCGCCTTTGCCAACTTTTATGCCAACCCAACAACTTGATTTTGAATTAGAATTTGCTTTTATTACCGGAACCAACACTGCTCTCGGAACGACTATTTCCACCGCCGAAGCCGAAAATCATATTTTTGGGGTAGTTTTATTTAATGATTGGTCGGCCCGGGATATACAACGTTGGGAATATGTCCCTCTTGGGCCATTTTTAGGTAAAAATTTTGCTTCTTCCGTATCGCCGTGGGTAGTAACTCTCGATGCATTAGAACCTTTCCGGGTACCGGGTCCTCCCCAAAATCCAGCCGTATTACCTTATCTGGAATACACCGGCAACAAGCATTTAGACATTCATTTAAAAGTTTACCTACAGCCTGCCCATCATAATTCAACTTTAATAAGTGAAACGAATACCCGGCATTTGTACTGGAATATGAATCAGCAACTCGCCCACCAAACGAGTAATGGCTGTAATATGGAGGTGGGCGATTTATATGCTTCCGGTACCATCAGCGGTACAGAACCTGGCTCTTATGGTTCGTTACTGGAATTATCTTGGAACGGCAGTAAACCTATTTTATTAGAAGATGGTATTACCCGTACTTTTCTGGAAGATGGTGATTCTATTATTTTTAAAGGCTGTGCGGAACGCAACGGTGTTCGGATTGGCTTCGGGGAAATCCGGACCAAGATTTTACCAGCAATTTAA
- a CDS encoding NifU family protein — protein sequence MVANQTGNIFLDRVEYALDQIRPYLEADGGNVKVLELTDEMVLKLEFMGACSACTMSTMTLKAGVEQAIKREVPEIRAVEAVNLTLPVA from the coding sequence ATGGTAGCAAATCAAACAGGTAATATTTTCCTCGACCGGGTAGAGTACGCACTGGACCAGATTCGGCCGTACCTGGAGGCCGATGGTGGTAACGTAAAAGTATTGGAACTTACCGACGAGATGGTGTTAAAACTTGAGTTTATGGGTGCTTGCAGTGCTTGTACTATGTCTACGATGACTTTAAAAGCCGGGGTAGAACAAGCTATCAAGCGCGAAGTACCGGAGATACGAGCGGTTGAAGCGGTAAACCTTACTTTACCCGTAGCCTAA
- a CDS encoding serine hydrolase domain-containing protein, with the protein MKRLFIFLCLMPLIFLLSCENVDLAEPAVSCSASNQSFNYDHATEIQNILNRYAALGVPGVSIGVKTTTQEWAGAAGFAKIEDRIPMQICHLQYAQSLSKTYTAVLVMMLYEDGIIKLDAAIQDYLPAKISTRLRGSNKVTVRMLLNHTSGIFDYAYDYSYVTDLLSNQDKFYDYHRILSYVYDKELRFEPGSKYEYCNTNYELLALIIDQVTGKDHGIMMAERIFKPAGLTQTSYRNKLNYLDNPNLVNCYLNRRSDNKIENVSRAQVNNVKSMIGDDGLVATPLDYVHFLEALRQGRLVKKETLDVMYTWVNDDKGKPTYGLGIDYTFKKDKLGFGHSGGGLGAGCLLYYFPEKDVTLFLGVNLGVLIEGPYTKLVEQMEDEILIVILR; encoded by the coding sequence ATGAAACGTCTATTTATCTTTTTGTGCTTAATGCCTTTGATTTTCCTTCTTTCCTGCGAAAACGTAGACCTGGCGGAGCCGGCAGTTTCCTGCTCTGCCTCCAATCAATCTTTTAACTATGATCACGCCACCGAAATACAAAACATTCTTAATAGATATGCTGCTTTAGGCGTACCGGGCGTAAGTATTGGCGTAAAAACTACGACCCAGGAGTGGGCGGGAGCGGCAGGTTTTGCCAAAATAGAAGACCGGATTCCGATGCAGATTTGTCATTTACAATACGCCCAAAGCTTGTCTAAAACCTACACGGCAGTGCTGGTAATGATGCTCTACGAAGATGGTATAATTAAACTAGATGCCGCTATACAAGATTACCTGCCCGCAAAAATAAGTACTCGCCTGAGAGGAAGTAATAAAGTAACGGTGCGCATGTTATTAAATCATACCTCGGGCATTTTTGATTACGCTTACGATTATTCCTACGTTACCGACTTGCTCAGCAACCAGGACAAATTCTACGACTACCATCGGATTTTATCGTACGTGTACGATAAAGAGCTGCGATTTGAGCCCGGTAGTAAATACGAATACTGCAATACCAATTACGAGTTACTTGCTTTAATAATTGACCAGGTAACCGGTAAAGATCACGGGATAATGATGGCTGAACGTATTTTTAAACCTGCCGGACTTACGCAAACTTCTTACCGTAACAAACTAAATTACCTGGATAATCCTAACCTGGTGAATTGTTATTTAAACCGCCGCAGTGATAATAAAATAGAAAATGTTTCGCGGGCCCAGGTGAATAATGTGAAGTCGATGATCGGCGATGATGGTCTCGTTGCTACACCTCTGGATTACGTTCATTTTTTAGAGGCGCTACGACAAGGAAGACTGGTAAAAAAAGAAACGTTAGATGTAATGTACACTTGGGTAAACGATGATAAAGGCAAACCTACCTACGGATTGGGTATTGATTACACCTTTAAAAAAGATAAACTAGGTTTCGGACATTCCGGTGGGGGATTAGGGGCGGGTTGTTTGTTGTATTATTTTCCGGAAAAAGATGTCACCCTATTTTTAGGAGTTAACCTGGGAGTTCTCATCGAAGGACCTTACACGAAACTAGTAGAGCAAATGGAAGATGAAATATTAATTGTGATTTTAAGATAA
- a CDS encoding InlB B-repeat-containing protein, whose translation MKKNYTYHQQFRGIMQRKWVVVAFISFLINLPGYLAQSALSKKEAPAEQMQTADNELKIAGFNLINANNDQPIQLITDGAILNLATLPTRKLNIQAVTDPVTVGSVLFYLAGPIVRNHTENTAPYGLFRDVAGDYSAWTPPVGNYTLIATPYSGANGRGTVGVSSVISFTVINQAQYTLTISSTEGGTVTKNPDQISFNKGESVMLTATPAEGYQFNGWSGAAKGRTNPLTLVMDSNKNIKANFGPLQPPGALISHLVSQSPRLYTVSELTLGTPLYTDRIYQATSVPTFLNGAPFIQTPNDDKANRLPEVLSFELSQEATVYVAYDPLALVLPAWLSDWQKSAESIGLNDPRIDRLDLYSKTFPAGTVTIGSNLARPAVGSKNTYIVVVKPPEILRPSVTAVRPADGSVNVPLDQSISVDLKYPSGRSINGNTVNLNTVKLFTVISNELKIPVEGTAVNASAAGDAITLSATLAPNTTYEFVITDQVQDGFGYPILPFISRFSTTSTVEDTPTDLSGVSFSEQTLVDNTFGFDGFTSLTIGPDRRFYATTSGGKIERWDMNPDGTITNHLTMTPFDTTRRLLIGFRFDPAASASNLIVWVSHSSGAFTNVPDWSGKISQINLNDPAHPVVTDYVINLPRSYKDHSTNSIDFGPDGALYFTQGSNSAMGAPDAAWGLRPERLLTAAVLRLDVNLLRQQILPLDAKTEEGGTYNPYSPNAPLTIYATGFRNAYDLVWHSNGELYVPTNGSAAGGNLPELKSGTTWSNGQPYAGPDIPAITDVRDTQSDYLFRVTPGGYYGHPNFLRHEFILNGGNPTDGQDPGEVVWTTNGVKYGYPVGTPTEPNYRGWAYDFGTNKSPDGAIEYQSNAFGGKLKGKLLVCRFSGGDDVIVLEPGIVNKDIIKATEGIKIPGLRRPFSNPLNIVEDLQTGNLYLSEYYDGNGDGKPRITLLRADQPSTATAARMSARKSTAPESTVTKAMIQVYPNPNAGDKVYARVQNFAPQELITLTLHDVTGRLIQIKTRMTDQKGTMQTEISANQRLQSGLYIIGATAASGKKQTKLLVK comes from the coding sequence ATGAAAAAAAACTATACTTATCATCAACAATTTCGCGGCATTATGCAGAGAAAATGGGTTGTAGTAGCATTTATTAGTTTTCTGATTAACCTTCCGGGATACCTGGCACAATCGGCTTTAAGTAAAAAAGAAGCTCCGGCAGAACAGATGCAAACGGCGGATAATGAGTTAAAGATTGCAGGATTTAACCTGATCAATGCCAATAACGATCAACCCATACAGTTAATTACAGATGGTGCTATCCTGAACTTAGCTACTTTACCTACCCGGAAATTAAATATCCAAGCAGTTACGGACCCTGTAACTGTAGGGAGTGTTTTATTTTATTTAGCGGGCCCTATCGTTCGTAATCACACCGAAAATACAGCTCCTTATGGTTTATTCAGAGATGTAGCCGGTGATTATAGCGCCTGGACTCCTCCCGTGGGCAATTATACTTTAATCGCTACCCCTTACTCCGGAGCAAATGGTCGTGGAACAGTTGGTGTTTCTAGCGTAATTAGTTTTACGGTGATTAACCAAGCGCAGTATACCTTAACTATTTCTAGTACCGAGGGTGGTACCGTAACCAAAAATCCGGATCAAATTAGTTTTAACAAAGGCGAAAGCGTTATGTTAACCGCCACGCCCGCCGAAGGCTACCAGTTTAATGGCTGGAGCGGCGCGGCAAAAGGCCGGACCAACCCACTAACCTTGGTAATGGATAGTAATAAAAACATAAAAGCGAATTTTGGACCTTTGCAGCCGCCGGGAGCATTGATATCGCACCTCGTTTCTCAGAGCCCCCGACTTTATACGGTATCTGAATTAACGTTGGGCACGCCTCTTTACACCGACCGGATCTATCAAGCTACCTCCGTTCCGACCTTTCTCAACGGCGCTCCTTTTATTCAAACCCCCAATGATGATAAAGCCAACAGGTTGCCGGAAGTACTTTCGTTTGAATTGAGTCAGGAAGCTACCGTTTACGTGGCTTACGATCCGCTTGCCCTAGTTTTACCGGCCTGGCTCAGTGACTGGCAAAAAAGCGCCGAAAGTATTGGCCTGAATGATCCCCGCATCGACCGTCTGGATTTGTACAGTAAAACTTTCCCGGCCGGCACCGTAACTATAGGGAGCAATCTGGCACGCCCGGCCGTGGGTTCTAAAAATACCTACATTGTGGTTGTAAAACCACCCGAAATTTTACGACCTTCTGTAACGGCTGTGCGACCAGCCGATGGCTCCGTTAATGTTCCTCTGGATCAATCTATCTCCGTGGATTTAAAATATCCGAGCGGGCGTTCCATTAACGGGAATACCGTTAACCTGAATACGGTTAAGCTATTTACCGTTATATCCAATGAGCTTAAAATTCCCGTTGAAGGTACCGCAGTAAATGCCTCTGCCGCCGGAGATGCTATTACGCTTTCGGCTACTTTAGCCCCTAATACTACCTACGAATTTGTTATCACCGACCAGGTCCAAGACGGTTTTGGTTATCCTATTCTTCCCTTTATTTCCCGGTTTAGTACCACCAGTACGGTTGAGGATACTCCAACCGATTTATCCGGAGTATCGTTTTCGGAGCAAACTTTAGTAGATAACACCTTTGGCTTCGATGGTTTTACCAGCCTCACCATTGGACCGGACCGGCGGTTTTATGCCACTACTTCGGGCGGAAAAATTGAAAGATGGGATATGAACCCGGATGGCACTATCACCAATCATTTAACGATGACGCCCTTTGATACTACCCGCCGGCTTTTAATTGGCTTTCGTTTTGATCCTGCGGCTTCGGCTAGTAATTTAATTGTTTGGGTAAGCCATTCGTCGGGTGCCTTTACGAATGTGCCGGATTGGTCCGGTAAGATATCGCAAATTAACTTAAACGATCCCGCCCATCCGGTAGTAACCGATTATGTTATTAACCTGCCTCGCTCGTATAAAGATCATTCTACCAACAGCATTGATTTTGGGCCGGACGGAGCTTTGTATTTTACCCAAGGGAGTAATTCCGCGATGGGTGCGCCGGACGCGGCCTGGGGTTTAAGACCCGAACGCTTGCTCACGGCCGCCGTATTGCGGTTAGATGTGAATTTACTTCGGCAACAAATCTTACCTCTCGACGCCAAAACCGAAGAAGGCGGCACCTACAATCCTTATTCGCCAAACGCGCCATTAACTATTTACGCTACTGGCTTTCGGAACGCTTATGACCTGGTTTGGCACTCGAACGGGGAATTATACGTTCCTACCAATGGCTCGGCCGCCGGCGGGAACCTCCCCGAACTTAAATCCGGTACCACCTGGTCAAATGGTCAGCCTTATGCCGGACCGGATATTCCCGCAATTACGGATGTACGCGATACGCAGAGCGATTATTTGTTCCGCGTAACTCCAGGTGGTTATTACGGTCATCCTAATTTTCTGCGCCACGAATTTATTTTAAACGGCGGAAATCCAACGGATGGCCAGGACCCCGGCGAAGTAGTCTGGACAACCAATGGCGTAAAATACGGCTATCCGGTGGGCACTCCTACCGAACCTAATTACCGGGGTTGGGCCTATGATTTTGGTACGAATAAATCGCCGGACGGTGCAATCGAGTACCAAAGCAATGCTTTTGGCGGTAAGTTAAAAGGCAAATTGCTGGTTTGCCGCTTTAGTGGGGGCGATGATGTTATTGTGCTGGAGCCCGGTATTGTTAATAAGGACATTATTAAAGCAACCGAAGGAATAAAAATTCCGGGATTACGGCGCCCGTTCTCTAATCCTTTGAACATAGTGGAAGATTTGCAAACCGGAAACTTGTACCTCTCGGAATATTACGATGGTAACGGCGACGGCAAGCCGCGCATTACCTTGTTACGCGCCGACCAACCCAGTACAGCTACCGCCGCCCGAATGAGCGCGCGGAAAAGTACGGCTCCGGAAAGTACTGTAACCAAAGCTATGATTCAGGTTTACCCTAATCCAAACGCCGGCGATAAAGTTTACGCTCGAGTACAGAACTTCGCTCCTCAGGAACTAATAACTCTCACTCTGCACGATGTAACCGGCCGATTGATCCAGATAAAAACTCGTATGACTGACCAAAAAGGAACCATGCAGACGGAAATTTCTGCGAACCAACGTTTACAAAGTGGCCTTTACATTATTGGAGCCACTGCGGCATCGGGTAAAAAACAAACCAAGCTGCTGGTGAAGTAA